Genomic DNA from Gemmatimonadaceae bacterium:
GTTGGTGTAGCCCAGGCCCAGTAGATACGCGATGAGGATCAGCGTCTTGTCGGCCTTGGGCCCGTCGGGATTGTCGCACCACCGGACCATCAGCCACGAGATGATCGCGATGCCGGCCAGCGAGACGGTGTACACCTTCTCGTTCACCACCGACTGGTTCCACACCGTGAACGCCGTGGCGCCGATCAGGGTGGCGATGCCCGCGCCCACGATGCGGCGCCACCGCTCCTGGAACCAGCCCACGAGCACCCGTTCGGTGATCAGGAACCACATCGCCGCCGCGACGGCGCTGCACAGTGCCGCGAAGATGTTGATCCGCATCGCCACCGACGACGCGATGGGGAGCAGCGACATCACCCGGCCCAGCAGCACGAACAGCGGGTTGCCCGGTGGGTGGGGAAGGCCGAGGGTATAGGCGGCGGATATGTACTCGCTGGTGTCCCACATCGCCGTGTTCGGCGCCAGGGTCAGCAGGTAGAGGAGAAAGACCAGCGCCGCCGCGATCGTGGCGGCCAGATAGGAGGGGCGGTAGTCGAGTTCGGTCTTCGCGTTGGTCGCCATGACGGTCGGTTGGAAGCCCACAGCAAGCGCCCCGCCGGTGGCGGGGCGCCGTCAAGATACTCAAAAATGCGGTGGGACCATGAGTTATGAAAGGGACGCGGACGTCAGAAGAACGTGAGGACCCACATGTATTTCCGCGCCGCGAGTGGATTGGCCCGAGCTTGTGAGTTCGGCTTTTGTTCGGTATTCTAGTTGCTCGTTCGCGTCGTCCTACACCGTCCGCTCGCCAGGAGTTCTCATGAGCGCCACTTCGCCTTCAGCGGTTCCCCGTCTTCTGCAGCTCACGCCGGTGATGATCGTGGACGAAGTCGAACCGTGTATGCGGTTCTGGGCCGACCGGTTCGGGTTCGCGGTCGAGAACCAGGTGCCGGGCCCCGACGGCAAGCTCGTATTCGCCAGCGCCAAGAAGGACGGCATCGAGGTGATGTACCAGACCCGGGCGAGCGTCCTCGCCGAGAGTCCGACACTGGCCGGCGAGTTGGCGGGGCACTCCGTCACGCTCTTTCTCTCCACGGACGACCTCGACGCCACGGAGCGCGCCGTGGCGGGCGTGCCGGTGGTGAAGGCGCGGCACGAGACGTTCTACGGGAGCACGGAGCTCTACGTGCGGGAGCCGGGCGGAAATACGGTGGGGTTCGCGCAGTTCAAATGATCGGTGGTGGGTGCAGGACCGGCCGGCGGGCCACAAGAACGGAGAGTATGCGCAGGATGCTCCGGATCGAACGGATGCTCCGGAGTACAGAT
This window encodes:
- a CDS encoding VOC family protein, which encodes MSATSPSAVPRLLQLTPVMIVDEVEPCMRFWADRFGFAVENQVPGPDGKLVFASAKKDGIEVMYQTRASVLAESPTLAGELAGHSVTLFLSTDDLDATERAVAGVPVVKARHETFYGSTELYVREPGGNTVGFAQFK